One Cupriavidus necator N-1 DNA window includes the following coding sequences:
- a CDS encoding acyl-CoA dehydrogenase family protein has product MDFRADPNLTQFRQQVRTFLRDHLPADTPSRNHGMRSPRDTLVAWQSTLNRQGWGAPSWASEHGGPGWTVQQRLVFDEECALAGAPSQDNFAQKLVGPVINHFGTPAQREEHIGAILCGDRIWCQGFSEPGSGSDLASLRTQAMRDGDDYIINGQKTWTSYAHHADWIFLLVRTGAGERKQAGISFLLVDMKTPGITVRPIISIDGCHHLNETFFDNVRVPATNLIGEEGRGWQVTKFLLNNEHAFTADLPTLRRMQRQLRTVAAAPAQGRALRTQPQFALRLARYEAEMEAVSVLVQRVAALEQAGDHSATAHALGSVLKILGTELQQQMGQFLVESLGDYAPVAYPFSAEGSEAEPLPMQDTMQDLATEAFFRRATTIYGGTSEIQRGIIAKAKFQL; this is encoded by the coding sequence ATGGACTTTCGAGCCGACCCCAACCTCACGCAGTTCCGCCAGCAGGTACGCACGTTCCTGCGCGATCACCTGCCCGCCGACACGCCAAGCCGCAACCACGGCATGCGTTCTCCGCGCGACACGCTAGTCGCGTGGCAGAGCACCCTCAATAGACAAGGCTGGGGTGCGCCGTCCTGGGCGTCCGAGCACGGGGGGCCGGGCTGGACCGTGCAGCAGCGCCTGGTGTTCGACGAGGAATGCGCGCTGGCTGGCGCCCCCTCGCAGGACAATTTCGCGCAGAAGCTCGTGGGCCCCGTAATCAACCATTTCGGCACCCCCGCGCAGCGGGAGGAGCATATCGGCGCGATCCTGTGCGGTGACCGGATCTGGTGCCAGGGCTTCTCGGAACCTGGCTCCGGTTCTGACCTGGCCTCACTGCGCACGCAGGCCATGCGCGATGGCGATGACTACATCATCAATGGCCAGAAGACCTGGACCAGCTATGCCCACCACGCCGACTGGATCTTCCTGCTCGTGCGCACGGGCGCTGGCGAGAGGAAGCAGGCGGGCATCAGCTTCCTGCTGGTGGACATGAAGACGCCGGGCATCACCGTGCGGCCGATCATCAGCATCGACGGCTGCCACCACCTGAACGAGACGTTCTTCGACAACGTACGGGTGCCCGCCACGAACCTGATCGGCGAGGAAGGCCGCGGCTGGCAGGTGACCAAGTTTCTGCTGAACAACGAGCACGCATTCACGGCCGACCTGCCGACGCTGCGCCGCATGCAACGCCAACTGCGCACGGTGGCGGCAGCGCCGGCTCAGGGCCGCGCGCTGCGCACGCAACCGCAGTTTGCGCTGCGGCTGGCCCGCTACGAGGCCGAGATGGAGGCCGTGTCGGTGCTGGTGCAGCGCGTGGCCGCCCTGGAACAGGCCGGCGACCACAGCGCCACCGCGCACGCCTTGGGTTCGGTGCTGAAGATCCTCGGCACGGAACTCCAGCAGCAGATGGGGCAGTTCCTGGTCGAGAGCCTGGGGGACTATGCGCCCGTGGCCTATCCGTTCAGCGCGGAAGGCAGCGAGGCAGAGCCGCTGCCGATGCAGGACACCATGCAGGACCTTGCCACCGAAGCGTTCTTCCGCCGCGCCACCACGATCTACGGGGGCACCAGCGAGATCCAGCGCGGCATCATCGCCAAGGCGAAGTTCCAGCTCTGA
- a CDS encoding acyl-CoA dehydrogenase family protein, which yields MNFELTFEQQLLQDSVARFVEKDYGFEARTALVKSGSRCDGRHWATFANNGWLAAALPEAQGGLGGTLLDTVLIAGQFGRGLVIEPFLGCAVAAAQTLLAGATPAQRDALLPALADGSRRVALAYSEAGTRGLPAPIATCAEATAGGYVLNGTKTLVLGGTEADAFVVSAMHGGELRLFVVRADTPGVTCRAVPLHDATWAAEITFDIAAVPGDALLGEPGTGLAALQHGLFQATAALCAELVSAMDKTIEITAEYLKVRKQFGVPIGSFQVLQHRMADMAAETELARSMLYALLATVETGTPDDVQRTVSQAKSLVGRAAKYVCGQGIQLHGGIGMTDEYIVGHYFKRAVVADALFGNADLHESLVAEALQHSLNNERVQA from the coding sequence ATGAATTTCGAACTTACCTTTGAGCAGCAGCTGCTGCAGGACAGCGTGGCGCGCTTCGTCGAGAAGGACTACGGCTTCGAGGCGCGCACCGCGCTGGTCAAGTCCGGGTCGCGCTGCGATGGCCGGCACTGGGCCACGTTCGCGAACAACGGCTGGCTTGCCGCCGCGTTGCCCGAAGCACAGGGCGGCCTGGGCGGCACGTTGCTCGACACCGTGCTGATCGCGGGCCAGTTCGGCCGCGGCCTCGTGATCGAGCCGTTCCTCGGCTGTGCCGTGGCCGCTGCGCAGACGTTGCTGGCCGGCGCCACGCCCGCGCAGCGCGATGCACTGCTACCCGCGCTGGCAGACGGATCGCGGCGGGTGGCGCTGGCCTACAGCGAAGCGGGAACTCGGGGCCTGCCGGCCCCCATCGCCACGTGCGCCGAGGCGACAGCGGGCGGTTACGTGCTAAACGGCACCAAGACGCTCGTGCTCGGTGGCACCGAGGCCGACGCCTTTGTCGTGTCTGCCATGCATGGTGGAGAACTCCGCCTCTTCGTAGTCCGTGCCGACACGCCGGGGGTAACGTGCCGCGCGGTGCCGCTCCATGACGCCACCTGGGCGGCGGAGATCACGTTTGACATCGCCGCCGTGCCAGGCGACGCGCTGCTGGGCGAGCCCGGCACTGGCCTGGCAGCGCTCCAGCATGGTCTGTTTCAGGCCACGGCGGCGCTGTGTGCGGAACTCGTCAGCGCCATGGACAAGACGATCGAGATCACGGCGGAGTACCTGAAGGTACGCAAGCAGTTTGGCGTGCCTATCGGCAGCTTCCAGGTCCTGCAGCATCGCATGGCTGACATGGCCGCCGAGACGGAGCTGGCGCGTTCGATGCTATATGCGCTGCTTGCGACCGTGGAGACCGGCACGCCGGACGACGTGCAGCGCACGGTGTCGCAGGCGAAGTCGCTGGTCGGCCGCGCGGCCAAGTATGTGTGCGGCCAGGGCATCCAGCTGCACGGCGGTATTGGCATGACTGATGAATATATCGTCGGTCATTACTTCAAGCGCGCAGTGGTAGCCGATGCGCTGTTCGGCAACGCCGACCTCCATGAATCACTGGTGGCCGAAGCGTTGCAGCATTCCCTCAACAACGAACGAGTACAGGCATGA
- a CDS encoding short-chain dehydrogenase/reductase SDR: MAGSVPASTPRSPGTHAGSDALNPAKIAPFTLALLSEQAREVKNQVFVVRSKEFYLMSQRRTIRTARNDAGWTVGSCLAWGHPDVQAGVVPTGPVARRVQLIRSDGLRPRTLLSL; the protein is encoded by the coding sequence ATGGCAGGCAGCGTCCCGGCCAGCACGCCACGAAGCCCGGGCACGCATGCAGGTTCTGATGCGCTGAACCCGGCAAAGATCGCCCCGTTCACGCTGGCGCTGCTGAGCGAACAGGCGCGCGAGGTCAAGAACCAGGTATTCGTCGTACGCAGCAAGGAGTTCTATCTGATGTCGCAGCGACGCACCATCCGCACCGCGCGCAACGACGCCGGCTGGACCGTGGGGAGCTGCCTGGCGTGGGGCCATCCCGATGTTCAAGCCGGCGTTGTTCCCACCGGGCCTGTCGCGCGGCGTGTTCAACTGATCCGGTCTGATGGCCTTCGCCCGCGCACACTGCTTTCCCTCTGA
- a CDS encoding LuxR C-terminal-related transcriptional regulator has product MRFACHIVLTDTERAELEALAAAGSGNARLAQRARMILLAAAGWQNKDIAAEVGVGRVQVARWRDRYAVSRLAGIERDLPRGAPPVRMDVARLVALARDAEPGTLSARQLAAELGVSSACVSRHWRASGLPARPDRTAAAALLSGTADKLHAAEIVGLYLAAPEHAVAVAMEAGAPAGKPAFAVANQRNSAAFRRTMGVSFLTTLKMLDAASAPDSDAGRVGGWLAFLRRLAPHAPPGRQLLILADNPLSHEHPKVQEVLAGQRWTVRFVAGHAAWLRGVQALLRESSGGLPASVAQVLAAVGQHEARRPFDWVRGADAAPHCEVDVVGLVEPVDAADLAPAGHAWPMIGRGRAQAPIQPSPPPRATAQPVLSLVSHPAAPRVRPRTVEAVASAKLLPPRHVRKLLPRERLMSRLLDARRQRCVVIQGQAGAGKTSALMVWRKGLISLGFDVSWLALGVEDNAPARFFECLLASLAEADPAIARNAAALTGTGQDDNAIEHWVITLVQTLDQRERELVLMIDDLHHLTDTRIFRALQRLLDYAPPKLHLAFSSRSALPLALEALRAQRLLTELDMHDLRFTPEESARFLHDQVGAVSTRDAAALHALTDGWVAGLQLFAVELRKRQGGDYPFARARDPHMFAAYFEREVLGLMASDDLAMLTRMAVCPHFCANLCAAMPGETDTPSRIAARLARLESDNQFITQVGSGDSEAWYRIHPLLRETLLARLEPADNGRIGDPDIACVTTEARALHAAAWSWFDRRGQLGDAVYHAVRAGEAAAAAAMVESSGHDLLKSGDLTQLLTLMRRLPDDQVQSRFGLLALVAFLRLYMRDVDGLEQSLERLAVLCDRTDTVHPYVVCLLRAGRAVQLDDIDTIIGMLPELWAIPPQADDLWWTCRSNVLSWYFLLRGEYKEARRLQSDTERRSNVPRSSMFGRYITAMSLAMEGEIQHAAKSAREVLREAERRGPAFLGLTCMAAGLLADILYELNDYDSACELLEPRIAMLERVSLPDVVLRAFTVLSRAYWLTGRRAQATACLDRLEAYAVRYRIDRLLAEALLLRLSRHLQLGETERANAVLRRVQQLAQRYAGQPGTVAAHVARIAAQAGIEMLLHTHDYANAAARLEARLILESEAGPARSATLWLQTALARHAAGNSAGARAALVRALRTGHGSGLTRTLLDATAGAAPSFAALIGEGLDDPVLAFYARRLLTAAITAAPAPPGTSAQAGAIAMLSEREREVLGLLAQAMSNKKIASVLNVSPETVKWHLKNIYVKLGVNGRGRAAARLRDLAPSQPGSALAA; this is encoded by the coding sequence ATGCGTTTCGCTTGCCACATCGTGCTGACCGACACCGAGCGTGCAGAACTCGAGGCGCTCGCTGCGGCAGGTTCGGGAAACGCGCGGCTCGCCCAGCGCGCGCGCATGATTCTGCTGGCTGCCGCAGGATGGCAGAACAAGGACATCGCGGCCGAGGTCGGCGTAGGGCGCGTACAGGTGGCGCGCTGGCGCGACCGCTATGCCGTGTCGCGGCTGGCCGGGATCGAACGGGATCTGCCTCGCGGTGCGCCGCCGGTGCGGATGGACGTCGCTCGTCTCGTGGCGCTGGCACGCGATGCCGAGCCCGGAACACTGAGCGCGCGCCAGCTTGCCGCCGAACTGGGCGTTAGCTCGGCCTGCGTGTCGCGCCACTGGCGTGCCAGCGGCCTGCCGGCCCGCCCGGATCGAACCGCCGCTGCCGCGTTACTGTCCGGCACGGCCGATAAACTGCACGCCGCCGAGATCGTCGGCCTCTACCTCGCGGCGCCCGAGCATGCGGTGGCCGTGGCGATGGAGGCGGGCGCTCCCGCCGGCAAACCGGCATTTGCCGTAGCCAACCAGCGCAACAGCGCAGCTTTCCGCCGCACGATGGGGGTGTCGTTCCTGACCACGCTGAAGATGCTCGACGCCGCTAGCGCGCCTGATTCCGATGCCGGACGCGTCGGCGGCTGGCTGGCCTTCCTGCGCCGGCTGGCGCCGCACGCGCCGCCTGGCCGCCAGTTGCTGATTCTGGCTGACAACCCTCTCTCGCACGAGCATCCCAAGGTACAGGAGGTGCTGGCCGGCCAACGCTGGACCGTGCGCTTCGTGGCGGGCCACGCCGCTTGGCTGCGCGGCGTCCAGGCGTTGCTGCGAGAATCGTCCGGCGGATTGCCGGCAAGCGTCGCGCAGGTGCTTGCGGCGGTAGGACAGCATGAAGCGCGGCGGCCGTTCGACTGGGTGCGCGGGGCTGACGCGGCCCCCCATTGCGAAGTGGATGTGGTCGGCCTGGTAGAGCCGGTCGATGCCGCCGACCTGGCGCCGGCAGGGCACGCATGGCCTATGATCGGCCGCGGGCGTGCCCAAGCGCCGATACAGCCATCGCCGCCGCCGCGCGCCACCGCACAGCCAGTCCTTTCGCTGGTATCGCATCCAGCAGCGCCGCGGGTCCGCCCGCGCACGGTAGAAGCCGTGGCCAGCGCAAAGCTGCTGCCGCCGCGTCATGTGCGCAAGCTGCTGCCGCGCGAGCGACTGATGAGCCGGCTGCTGGACGCGCGCCGGCAGCGCTGCGTGGTGATCCAAGGCCAGGCCGGCGCGGGCAAGACAAGCGCGTTGATGGTCTGGCGCAAGGGGCTGATCTCACTGGGCTTCGACGTGAGCTGGCTGGCGCTGGGCGTGGAAGACAACGCGCCCGCACGATTCTTCGAATGCCTGCTGGCCAGCCTGGCCGAGGCGGATCCCGCCATCGCGCGCAACGCGGCAGCTCTGACCGGCACCGGCCAGGACGATAACGCGATCGAACACTGGGTCATTACGCTGGTGCAGACGCTAGACCAGCGCGAGCGCGAGTTGGTTTTGATGATCGATGATCTGCACCACCTCACTGACACACGCATCTTTCGTGCGCTCCAGCGTCTGCTCGACTACGCGCCGCCAAAGCTCCATCTTGCGTTCAGCTCGCGCAGCGCGCTGCCCCTGGCGCTCGAGGCATTGCGCGCTCAACGGCTGCTGACCGAGCTCGACATGCACGACCTGCGCTTTACGCCGGAGGAGTCGGCACGCTTTCTGCATGACCAGGTCGGTGCGGTGTCGACGCGCGACGCCGCGGCTCTTCACGCGCTGACCGATGGCTGGGTGGCGGGGCTGCAGCTCTTCGCCGTGGAATTGCGGAAACGGCAGGGCGGTGACTATCCGTTCGCACGTGCAAGAGACCCGCACATGTTCGCCGCGTATTTCGAGCGTGAGGTGCTGGGCCTGATGGCATCGGATGACCTCGCCATGCTCACGCGCATGGCCGTCTGCCCTCATTTCTGCGCCAACCTGTGCGCGGCAATGCCGGGCGAGACCGATACCCCGTCGCGCATCGCCGCGCGGCTGGCCCGGCTCGAATCCGACAACCAATTCATCACCCAGGTAGGCAGCGGCGACAGCGAGGCGTGGTATCGGATCCATCCGCTGCTGCGAGAAACGCTGCTGGCGAGGCTGGAGCCCGCGGATAACGGCAGGATTGGCGATCCGGACATTGCCTGCGTCACCACGGAGGCGCGCGCGCTGCATGCCGCCGCCTGGAGCTGGTTCGACCGACGCGGCCAGCTCGGCGACGCCGTCTACCACGCCGTGCGCGCGGGCGAGGCGGCTGCCGCCGCGGCAATGGTGGAATCAAGCGGGCACGACCTGCTCAAGAGCGGCGACCTGACGCAGCTGCTGACGCTGATGCGCCGGCTGCCCGATGACCAGGTGCAGAGCCGCTTCGGCCTGCTGGCGCTGGTGGCGTTCCTGCGGCTCTACATGCGCGACGTGGACGGGCTGGAACAGAGCCTGGAGCGGCTCGCAGTGCTGTGCGACCGCACCGACACCGTCCACCCCTACGTCGTCTGCCTGCTTCGCGCCGGCCGCGCGGTGCAGCTGGATGATATCGACACGATCATCGGCATGCTGCCCGAACTCTGGGCGATCCCGCCCCAGGCAGACGATCTCTGGTGGACCTGCCGCAGCAACGTGCTGTCGTGGTACTTCCTGCTGCGCGGAGAATACAAAGAGGCGCGCCGCCTACAAAGCGATACCGAGCGACGCAGCAATGTGCCGCGCAGCAGCATGTTTGGCCGCTATATCACCGCGATGAGCCTGGCGATGGAGGGCGAGATCCAGCACGCGGCCAAGAGTGCCCGCGAGGTGCTGCGCGAGGCCGAGCGCCGCGGCCCCGCTTTCCTCGGACTGACATGCATGGCCGCCGGTTTGCTGGCCGACATCCTTTATGAGCTCAACGACTATGACAGCGCATGCGAGTTGCTAGAGCCGCGCATCGCAATGCTCGAGCGCGTGTCGCTGCCCGATGTGGTACTGCGAGCGTTCACAGTTCTGTCCAGGGCGTACTGGCTCACCGGGCGGCGGGCGCAGGCCACCGCGTGCCTGGACCGGCTCGAAGCCTACGCCGTGCGCTATCGGATCGACCGCCTGCTGGCGGAGGCGCTGCTCCTGCGTTTGAGCCGGCATCTTCAGCTCGGTGAGACCGAACGCGCCAATGCGGTGCTCCGGCGCGTGCAGCAGCTTGCGCAGCGCTACGCCGGCCAGCCCGGCACGGTAGCCGCCCATGTCGCCCGCATCGCTGCACAGGCCGGGATCGAGATGTTGCTTCATACGCACGACTATGCGAACGCGGCGGCACGCCTCGAAGCTCGGCTCATACTGGAAAGCGAAGCAGGGCCCGCCCGGTCCGCCACACTGTGGCTGCAGACGGCGCTGGCACGCCATGCAGCAGGCAATAGCGCAGGTGCGCGCGCTGCATTAGTGCGGGCGCTTCGGACGGGGCATGGTTCGGGGCTGACCCGCACGCTGCTCGACGCGACGGCCGGTGCTGCACCATCGTTCGCGGCACTCATCGGTGAGGGGCTCGACGACCCCGTGCTTGCTTTCTACGCGCGCCGTTTGCTGACGGCTGCCATAACGGCCGCGCCTGCGCCGCCAGGTACCTCGGCGCAGGCGGGGGCCATCGCCATGCTGAGCGAGCGCGAGCGCGAGGTTCTCGGGCTGCTGGCGCAGGCCATGTCGAACAAGAAGATCGCGAGTGTGCTCAACGTGTCGCCCGAAACGGTGAAATGGCATCTCAAAAACATCTACGTGAAGCTCGGTGTCAACGGCCGGGGTAGGGCTGCAGCGCGGCTGCGCGACCTGGCGCCGTCGCAACCGGGCAGCGCGCTGGCGGCTTGA
- a CDS encoding DUF2889 domain-containing protein — protein MPLPTRKPLHRRQITCTAYLRDDGVIDIEAELKDVSPDGTHLLFKQVPPGGAIHHMHVSVTVDMDLVIQDITARMLSGPAGSCPEVEPAYDALRGLALRAGFRRMVKERVGGVKGCTHMTDLLGPMATTAVQSRFALDRARRNGRMPGDEVGFMPKPALIESCHTYRAESAAVKVIWPPHRRTRDADTPT, from the coding sequence ATGCCCCTTCCCACCCGCAAGCCCCTGCATAGGCGGCAGATCACCTGCACCGCCTACCTGCGCGACGACGGCGTGATCGACATCGAAGCAGAGTTGAAAGACGTCTCGCCCGACGGCACGCACCTGCTGTTCAAGCAGGTGCCGCCCGGCGGCGCCATCCACCATATGCACGTCTCGGTGACGGTGGACATGGACCTCGTGATCCAAGACATCACCGCCCGCATGCTGAGCGGTCCGGCCGGCAGCTGCCCCGAAGTGGAACCGGCCTACGATGCGCTGCGCGGCCTGGCGCTGCGCGCGGGCTTCCGGCGCATGGTCAAGGAGCGCGTGGGCGGCGTGAAAGGCTGCACGCACATGACCGACCTGCTTGGCCCGATGGCCACCACAGCCGTGCAGAGCCGCTTCGCGCTCGACCGTGCCCGGCGCAATGGTCGCATGCCTGGAGATGAAGTCGGCTTCATGCCTAAGCCGGCGCTGATCGAGTCGTGCCACACCTATCGCGCGGAAAGCGCCGCCGTGAAGGTCATCTGGCCGCCGCACCGCCGCACGCGCGACGCCGACACCCCAACCTAG
- a CDS encoding thiolase domain-containing protein: MSIKGKAYVVGAYEHPSRKAPDKSVAQLHAESARGALEDAGLTLADVDGYFCAGDAPGLGVLNMVDYLGLKLRHVDATETGGSSYLVHVSHAAQAIAMGKCNVALITLAGRPRSEGSSGTKPRAWGANIPDSPFELPYSPATVNSYGMVAMRHMHEYGTTPEQLAWIKVAASHHAQHNPHAMLRDVVTVEDVLNSPMISDPLRKLDCCVVSDGGGALIVARPEIAAKLNRPRIKVLGAGEHVKGQLGGHVDLTWSAAKVSGAAAFAEAGVAPGDIKYASIYDSFTITVLMQLEDLGFCKKGEGGRFVMDGNLISGVGKLPFNTDGGGLCNNHPANRGGITKVIEAVRQLRGEAHPAVQVKNCDLALAQGTGGLLGSRHGSATLILERE; encoded by the coding sequence ATGAGCATCAAAGGCAAGGCATATGTCGTCGGTGCCTATGAACATCCGAGCCGCAAGGCACCGGACAAGTCAGTGGCCCAGCTTCACGCCGAAAGCGCCCGCGGCGCGCTCGAAGACGCCGGACTGACGCTGGCCGACGTTGATGGCTACTTCTGCGCCGGCGATGCACCCGGACTCGGCGTGCTGAACATGGTTGACTACCTCGGCCTGAAGCTGCGCCACGTCGACGCCACCGAGACCGGTGGCTCGTCGTACCTGGTGCATGTGTCGCACGCCGCGCAGGCTATTGCCATGGGCAAGTGCAACGTGGCGCTGATCACGCTGGCCGGCCGCCCACGCTCGGAGGGTTCTAGCGGCACCAAACCGCGCGCCTGGGGCGCCAACATTCCCGACTCGCCCTTCGAGTTGCCATACAGCCCGGCCACCGTCAATTCGTATGGCATGGTCGCCATGCGCCATATGCATGAATATGGCACCACGCCCGAGCAACTGGCCTGGATCAAGGTGGCCGCGTCGCACCATGCGCAACACAACCCCCACGCCATGCTGCGCGACGTGGTGACCGTGGAAGACGTGCTGAACTCGCCGATGATCTCAGACCCGCTGCGCAAGCTCGACTGCTGCGTGGTGTCCGACGGCGGCGGCGCACTCATCGTCGCCCGCCCGGAGATCGCGGCCAAGCTGAACCGGCCGAGGATCAAGGTGCTGGGCGCGGGCGAGCATGTGAAGGGCCAGCTAGGCGGCCATGTGGACCTGACGTGGTCGGCGGCCAAGGTTTCGGGCGCCGCGGCATTCGCCGAAGCGGGCGTGGCCCCCGGGGACATCAAGTACGCATCGATCTATGACAGCTTCACGATCACCGTACTGATGCAGCTCGAAGACCTCGGCTTCTGCAAAAAAGGCGAAGGCGGCAGATTCGTCATGGACGGCAACCTGATCTCCGGCGTTGGCAAGCTGCCGTTCAACACCGACGGGGGCGGTCTGTGCAACAACCACCCGGCCAATCGGGGCGGCATTACCAAGGTAATCGAGGCCGTGCGCCAGTTACGCGGCGAAGCGCACCCGGCCGTGCAGGTCAAGAACTGCGACCTAGCCCTGGCCCAAGGAACCGGCGGCCTGCTTGGCTCCCGCCACGGCAGCGCCACGCTGATCCTCGAACGCGAGTAG
- a CDS encoding Zn-ribbon domain-containing OB-fold protein — MSTPYTPQVLTSPEQSPENAEFWAAASEGRLLVRHCERCEKPHWYPRTLCPFCMGETYWKAASGRGTIYSYSVTRRAGPTPFCMAYVTLEEGVTMMTRIVDCDLDTVRIGQKVQVTFTPTDNGPPMPTFKPL; from the coding sequence ATGAGCACTCCATACACTCCCCAAGTTCTGACGTCGCCCGAACAATCGCCGGAGAACGCCGAATTCTGGGCGGCTGCCAGCGAAGGCCGCCTGCTTGTGCGCCACTGCGAGCGCTGCGAAAAACCGCATTGGTATCCGCGCACGCTGTGCCCGTTCTGCATGGGCGAAACCTATTGGAAGGCGGCGTCCGGCCGGGGTACGATCTATTCGTACAGCGTCACGCGCCGTGCGGGCCCCACCCCGTTCTGCATGGCTTATGTCACGCTCGAGGAAGGCGTGACGATGATGACGCGCATCGTCGATTGCGACCTCGATACCGTGCGCATTGGCCAGAAGGTGCAGGTGACCTTCACGCCCACCGACAACGGCCCCCCCATGCCGACGTTCAAGCCGCTCTGA
- a CDS encoding acetate--CoA ligase family protein has translation MTTLSIPDCLLHPNSVAVIGASDDPIRIGGRPIASMLAKGFAGRILPVNPNRATVQGLPAYPSVAALPEVPDVAIIAVPGEHAVTAVQALADRGTKAAIMFTAGFAEVNDEGAATQAEMVAIARRAGMRLLGPNTLGMVNMHNGFVGSFSGFASATGSRPGRVGIVSQSGAYGSHLVTSAMEAGVFPSSVVMTGNEADLNVADIVRLFAADPNTDVIAVYAEGISDGPGLIEAFRAAHAARKPVVMMKVGRSEVGGAAARSHTASIAGDDAVISAVLDELGVVRVRTTEEMLDILRLAGRRIFPANNSLGVVTVSGGAGVIVSDAAEELGIPMPEMPAAAQARMRKLLPICAARNPVDVTAQFINDTTLVTPFTESMMAEGGYATLLAFFSYAAAVPGVADSLLQQLGDVRKRYPDRLYVLVARGDPTILARFEEAGFTVFGDPSRAVTAIAAMGRFGEAFAGNTLAPVPRVTNVTLPRQAPTEAEAKALLAKAGIPSAPERACAEMEVAVAAAREIGFPVVLKILSPDIIHKSEIGGVLLNVANEGAVREGFALLLDRAAKAMPDARIEGVLVAKQMNGGVECIMGINRDPVFGPIAMFGLGGVFVEVLKDVVLRRCPFGPDVAEQMIRSIKGAPLLLGARGRPVADIAALAQALSQLSAFAVAAGPRLQSIDLNPVLAMPHGQGVYAVDAVIEVDPE, from the coding sequence ATGACCACCCTGTCCATTCCAGATTGCCTGCTTCACCCGAATTCGGTCGCCGTGATCGGCGCTTCCGACGATCCGATCCGCATTGGCGGCCGGCCAATAGCCTCGATGCTTGCCAAGGGCTTCGCTGGCCGCATCCTGCCGGTCAACCCGAACCGCGCTACGGTGCAGGGCCTGCCGGCCTATCCGTCGGTGGCCGCGCTTCCCGAAGTCCCGGACGTGGCGATCATCGCCGTGCCCGGCGAGCATGCGGTCACAGCGGTCCAGGCACTGGCCGACCGCGGCACGAAGGCGGCCATCATGTTTACGGCAGGCTTTGCCGAGGTCAACGATGAAGGCGCGGCCACGCAGGCTGAGATGGTTGCCATCGCGCGCCGGGCCGGCATGCGGCTGCTCGGGCCCAACACGCTGGGCATGGTCAACATGCACAACGGCTTCGTTGGCAGCTTCTCGGGCTTTGCATCGGCGACCGGGTCACGGCCCGGCCGCGTGGGCATCGTCAGCCAGTCCGGCGCCTATGGTAGCCATTTGGTCACGTCGGCCATGGAAGCGGGTGTATTCCCGTCCAGCGTGGTCATGACCGGCAACGAGGCGGACCTGAACGTGGCCGATATCGTGCGCCTGTTCGCCGCGGACCCCAACACCGACGTGATTGCCGTCTACGCCGAGGGCATCAGCGACGGCCCGGGCCTGATAGAGGCATTCCGCGCGGCGCATGCCGCGCGCAAGCCCGTGGTGATGATGAAAGTGGGCCGCAGCGAAGTGGGCGGGGCCGCTGCACGTTCGCATACCGCATCGATTGCCGGTGATGACGCCGTGATTAGCGCCGTCCTCGACGAGTTGGGCGTGGTGCGGGTGCGTACCACCGAGGAAATGCTCGACATCCTGCGCCTGGCGGGGCGCCGCATCTTCCCGGCCAACAACTCGCTGGGCGTGGTGACCGTCAGCGGGGGCGCCGGCGTGATCGTCTCGGATGCCGCCGAGGAACTCGGCATCCCGATGCCCGAGATGCCAGCCGCCGCACAAGCCCGCATGCGCAAACTGCTGCCGATCTGCGCCGCACGCAATCCGGTGGACGTGACTGCCCAGTTCATCAACGACACCACGCTGGTCACGCCGTTCACGGAGTCGATGATGGCTGAAGGGGGCTACGCCACGCTGCTGGCGTTCTTCAGCTACGCGGCGGCCGTACCGGGCGTGGCCGATTCGCTGCTGCAGCAACTGGGCGACGTGCGCAAGCGCTATCCGGATCGGCTCTACGTGCTGGTGGCCCGTGGCGATCCGACCATCCTCGCTCGCTTCGAGGAAGCCGGCTTCACGGTGTTCGGCGATCCGAGTCGCGCCGTGACCGCCATCGCCGCGATGGGCCGCTTCGGTGAGGCATTCGCAGGAAACACGTTGGCACCGGTGCCCCGGGTGACCAATGTCACGCTGCCGCGGCAGGCGCCGACCGAAGCGGAGGCGAAGGCGCTGCTGGCGAAAGCCGGCATCCCGAGCGCGCCTGAACGCGCTTGTGCCGAAATGGAGGTTGCTGTGGCGGCCGCGCGCGAGATCGGATTCCCGGTCGTGCTAAAGATCCTGTCGCCCGACATTATTCATAAGTCCGAGATTGGCGGCGTGCTGCTGAACGTGGCCAACGAAGGCGCGGTGCGTGAAGGCTTTGCGCTGCTGCTGGACCGAGCCGCCAAGGCCATGCCCGACGCACGCATCGAGGGTGTGCTCGTGGCCAAGCAGATGAACGGCGGAGTGGAGTGCATCATGGGTATCAACCGCGACCCGGTGTTCGGCCCGATCGCCATGTTCGGGCTCGGTGGTGTGTTCGTCGAGGTGCTCAAGGACGTGGTGCTCCGCCGCTGCCCGTTCGGCCCGGACGTGGCCGAACAGATGATCCGCTCGATCAAGGGCGCACCACTGCTGCTCGGTGCGCGCGGACGGCCCGTGGCGGACATTGCCGCGCTGGCCCAGGCGCTGTCGCAGTTGTCCGCATTCGCCGTTGCCGCGGGCCCGCGCCTGCAGTCGATCGACCTGAACCCGGTGCTGGCCATGCCGCACGGCCAGGGCGTCTACGCTGTGGATGCGGTGATCGAGGTGGACCCTGAGTGA